Part of the Syngnathus typhle isolate RoL2023-S1 ecotype Sweden linkage group LG17, RoL_Styp_1.0, whole genome shotgun sequence genome is shown below.
CCTCTTCAATCAAGCACACTCGATTGTCAGTCACATACTTGAATACAGAAGTATTTGTAACACCGACTGCGGAGCGGACGCCTTGCCTCGTTTTGAGAGAAAGTTTGGGCTCCCATGGGTCACCGTCAATTAGATGCAAATTTCGTCTGTTGGTGGGCCAGGTTGGGGATCCCCCGCCAATGGCTGTCGGTGCGCAGCGACGTTGCGCCAGTCTTACCGATGCTTCtcttgcggcggcggcggccatgcAGCTGCGAGCTCTTCAGGTCGCCATCGTAAGCCGGGTGGCGGGAGGAATTCTTGTGCCGGTGCTGTCGCTCGCGCTGGTCCTTGCGAGGCTCCGAGGCCTCGATGACATCGTTTCCCGTACCTCGTCAAAACAGAAGGTGCTGGTGTTAACGTGGGTgaatgccccccccctccccctattTGGTCCGAATGAAGAGCCAGAGCGCCATCAAAATGAGTTCCCTTTTCAAACGAGAAACAAACGGAATGTTGCGAGTCGATGACGTCGGCGCTGCCCGGCTGAGTCGGCACGTAGACGCACGGCACTCATTTGCCTGTGCCGGTTTTGCTCACTCTTGACCTTTCTCAATGAGCGAGCGGTTGTTTTTGCCCAGCAAAGCCACCCTCTCGGCTCGTCATCTGATAACGCTTGTTTTGGTTGCCGCCCGAATGTTACAGAGGACAGCGCAATGAAATAATAAAGGCCGCTCACATCTCGAGCCGAGCCAAGCGTGAGTGTTTGCGCACCGGGCAAGGCGGGGTCAACCTGTGTGCGCGTAGACGCCTGCGGCCCCTCCGTAAACACGCTGCGTAATTCGTTCGTCATCCCGTGCTGCGTGCTTGAACCCGGCCAGCGAGGAAGCGGCACGGCAAAAGCGTGGGCGCAGGCCCAAGGTGACGCACCTCCTTGTACTTCTCCCGACATCCAAGCAATTACCAAGAGAGTAGCGCCCGTGCAGTGTAGGCCAAACGCGACACCTTGCTTTATGGCAACGCTCATGCCAGCATTCATTTCAAGTCAATTTGGATGCGCAGTCAAACATTTCATGGACACTTGCTAGTCTGTCATTGAAATGGAGAGGACGCGCAATCGGCCACTCACGTCCTAACAACCGAAGTCCACGTCAATGCTCATCTCTCAGGGTTATACATGCAACCAAACAGAAAATATGTGCATCGCTTGTCGTGGCCGCGTTGACCCGAAAGCTAACGAGCAAGCGTGGTGCAAAAACATCGTGCGTACTGTAAAAACACTGTGCGTTGATGCAAATGCGGCTGACAGACAAAGGTTCCTATCGAATACCGCTCAATGCTCAAAATACGGATTCCGTGAATTCTGAGAGACGCGCATCCGGATTCTGCGTGCGAGAAGAGACTTGGCTCTTCTGACTTTGCATCCAAACAAATTTTTGCTTTGATGCCACGTGCACAACTGTGATATTGAGTCCAACACAGTTTTGAGTGGCACGGCTCCATTGAATGAAGTGTGTCCAAAAAACATTTACGCTGACTGCTGAGCATGACGTAACACATTTCTCGACACTGAGGTGGATATGCCGAGCGCTGTGCATACGTCACAAACGTTCATGAGGCGCAATTTACCTACGGAGTCAATTTCGAGTAGCCGCTGGAGGTCGCTGATGCTGTGGATTTCACTGCGGGACAATCTGTCGATCAGCTCCTGAGGAAAGTGCTGCACTTCCTTCAACACCCGCCACGCGAGGAGGAGGTGACAAGGAGAGAAAGAGTTAGagatgcgtgtgcgtgtgcggggCAATTGCAGTTAAAAAAGCGCGTTGGACATACTAAGTTGATCATTACTCATATTTTTGCCTACACCCCCGCCCACCTACATGTAATACTGCATTGAATTGTTTTTGCATGAGGCAGTCTGGCGATGCAGCCAGTAGACGTGCAAAAGTGCGCGGCACTTTGTTGCGCTCGCCCCCGCGGTAGGAAAGGCGCCTCGACAACCAAGCCCACTCGGAGTGCTGGTTGGTGGTCGTCTCTCGGCGACTATTTATATCACCGGAGCCGTACTCGTGAGTTTGCCCACTTGGCTCAGGCTACACACAAAATAGGCGACAAAAGCCCAGAATAACCGGAGCGGGTTGGACAACTCGAGCGCATAGTTATTTCTTGGGGCTGCTTACCTGAGCGGTGGCCAGCAGAAGGTACGTCGTCCACAGCAGGAAGTAGTAATAGTAAATTGCGGCTCTCATCTCCCTTTTAATTTGGAATGAACCCCAGACAAGATGAAACGATCGTGGAGGAGCCGCGCAGTCGCTCCTGACCCCGGCGACCCTCGACCATCCCCTCAGGGCGGGGGAGAAAAGCGAGAGCTTTTGGGGCTGCTTCAGTCGACCTTTGCGTGAATCAagtgttgtgtgtgcgcgtgtcgtCGTTGGTGTTTATTGTTTACTCCACGCTGCTCCTCAAAAAGTGTGATAATCCCAAGGAAAGCCAGACGCGCAGTGCACTTGTACTTCACAACCTAATACGCACCTCCCAAAAGGGGAGAAAACCGTAATCCAAAGGAAAAACCTTTTCGAAAATCACGAATGCAACAGGAAGAGGCGCGGGGCGAAAAGTAGTGGTCCGTTGGCGTCGAGGCATCCAAATGGagtgagagcgagcgagcgtgtgaGCGGCTGCTTAAtatagagcgagcgagcgagcgagcgaggcggCGTGCCGTGCAGCTCCGCAACACTTGCGCCTCCCCTCGCGTCTCCCAGATGCTGCTGCGTCTCCCTCCACTAGGGCAGGCAGCTACTTGGCTGATTTAAGGAGCATGTCCTTCCTCCAccagcacgcgcacacgcacatacacacacgcacgcgcacacacacacgtttctcAAACTTCTGCCACAAAATGCTCTTGCAAATGCCATCATGCATGACAAACGTTACGACAGTAGCATACTAAGTCAAAGTGTTCATAAAAATGGAGGCCAAGTGTTCTTTGACAGTCACCACCGTCTGCTCCTTAAAACCACCTCCTTGTGTGTATCCCAATGAACTGAAGCACTGTGAAGTTACTTATAAGTAATTAATAAAGTTTAACTAATTTAAAGGCAATGACAGGTGTTGCAAAGTAGATATTCATCTAAAAATCGAAATTAGTTTAACTGACCTGCCAGGATGAAGAAAATATCCAACTCGTGGCAGGTCAGCAGTTCCTGCTTGAGGATGCAGACTGATAAAGGCGGCAAGCGGACACCGAGTCGGGTCCACGTGCTGGGTTATTCGGTGTTCTCCAAAAAGGCTCCACAATGACTTTGCTGCTTCTTACTTTTTTCCCAATCCAAATTCTTGCCATAAGCAATATATTGGACGGAAATGGAGGCCACCGTGTCAAAAGTTCCAATCAGATTCAATTTGAcaacgtaccgtttttttccgtgtatagtgcgcaatattttactaatttattgtcctaaaatctggggtgcgtattatacatgggtacaaagaaaaaaaaaaaaaaaattgttttttatttatttatttatttatttatttattattttttttttttttaaataaagtcatggtacaacaaaaccaacaacaggactgaccgacaaagtcgtggaacaaaaagacagggtgacattaccaaagacaggaacagaatgacagtaacacatgcaatgatccaacggtgagcgaggggcagacaggacttaaatacaaaacacgttacatcgattgaggtgacacaggaagagcggggtgacacgaacagaaactatggcaacctagacacatagcaaaactggggacgagacatgacaaatctccctcgaaataaaactcacctttcttcttgtttgttgtcaatcgcgcatcgcattcagccatcctgcccaacacacttagtaaaattcataattgacgacacatcgtttgatgcgatggtgcaatcctcgatggtgtgttattgtcaaatattgtttgttttttaatctccatcgcggaccggacgtcatacggaggccgccattacagatgcgcagaacggttgcgcaagacacgtcagctatataaagagcgagagttcagttctccacctattagtttcaattcacagtttaattagcagtttcaatcagcaaataacaaaatgcgtattacaggtaatattttatttcacaacactttgccttgttcctttcgtctctgctgttcatttcaaacacgctccatacgaccgcaatgctcttgtatcagacgctcgctcgatcacctgctagtttgccgtctgtcacaatgtaccctacacaaatccgaaacatttgttgcggctccgagtcacgacgaggggcaagttttggtttccaagggtgtttttattcctcttcaacgtctctcccatacagagccgccgtgtgcgcacggagcgcggtggtgcgtttaggggcagtcggagaaatcaacgccaacaaaaaaaatgacatccagcctagttaagaccataccaaagactttaaaaatgggacccattgcctccctgcgtgtgtgacgatctttgggacttaaaaaaaaaaaaaaaaaaaaaaaaaaattaaaaaaaaaaatcataaaaattgggtgcgtattatacatgggtacaagcttttttccagcatcagcatgccattgttaggggtgcgtactatacatgggggcgcactatacatggaaaaaaacggtacaataTGCGCACATATTGCCGATATTTGCCGCAAGATTCATTCTGTTTCCGAGGAAATTTCTTATACTCTCTAGAGACCAAGTTGGAAGTTTTACAAAGCGAAAGCAGACTCTCTATCCCTCAGCTGCTTCACGAGCTTGCAGGCAACATGTTTACCGGCAAGCATGTGCCGAGTAAACATTTTTAACCCTATAAAAGGACTTACAGACGCTGGCGCACAGTAAAGGGGAGAGCCGGCGGAGAGCCTGGCCAGCGAAGAGGACGAGTGAAGGGCGGATGACTCCCATTTCCCTGCGGGCCGGCCACACATTGCGCTTTGGAGTTCCGATTTGATCCAAGTACTCGAGTGAAGTTGTCATGTCAAGATTTTAGAAAATGTCTTAGTAAGGGCAATTTGTCCAAAAATATTAGCAAAGTACCCAGATGAAAGGTTGAGCTAAATATCCGAGTGAAGTGGCAATGTCCTGATTTGAGCTAAATTTCCAAATGGGATTTTTCTCAACGTTTGCCAACAGATGGTCAATTGACCAAGTCTTTCTTTGAGCCAGTGAAAGGAGCATGTCCAAATTTCAGCAGTGGGCATATGAGGCCAATGAACAAATTGGAGTTGAATCAGCCTCCGCACGCATAATCTAGGAAAAGGACAAATGTCCACATTTGGGCCCAGGAAGGAAGAATATCGAAATTAAAGCAATTAAATGAAGGCAGCACAGCAATTCCCGCTTTTGAGTCCAACATCATCAGAGCTCTGAGCCCTTGTCACACCTTGACATGGCCGTAAAAGCAGATAACGCAGTCCACAATAGAAAGCGACGGCTCATATTTGTCACTGGGGGTGGGGTAGGGGGGGCTCCTCCTTTTGGATTGCCAGGCGACggacaaataaacacacactcgTGCGCGTGCGCACATTGCCTCCACCCCAGGGAGAAGGAGCAGGTCACTAGAACGAGGACAACTCCGCCTCCTCCCTCGGCTTGTTCACTCGTCGACGCTTGTGATGACAAAGTTGTGAAGGTTGGAAGAGACTGGAGCGTCAGCCATCCTCTCTGTTTGCTGTCCAGATGCGTCAAAGTGTGCTGCCACAACACCATCGCCAAGGCTGCAAAGAAGGTCATCCTCAGGGCAACTGTGAATGGGCAAGAACCGCAACTGCAAATGGGCGAGAACCTGAAATGGCACCCGACTGGCAAGTTGTTATAGGCGGCCAGAGCGTGGGCAATGTTTGCTCTATGCTCGCAGCTTTTCACCTGACTCAGTTCAGGTGGGTTCAAGTGAAGGACCCTCACTGAGCCTAAGAAGGACTCTGGACAGTATCGCCTTCTGATTCAATGAATCTTGACCGATGGCTCGTGTTTTCCCGTCCTAAAGCAGTGGTCCCAATCAGCATTTGCCACTGGAGCAGACAGAGAAACTGAACAAAGAGCAATTTTTCTTTTGATAATCGGGCCTGTGCTTGAACACATGTCAAAGAACTCATGTCTGCAGTCACCAAAAAGGAGCTTTGCCGAGCTCATTCCAAAAGGGTGACGGACGGAGCAAAGGATGCTCCCAAGAAAAGCGGCACTGCATCGAGAAGAGCACTCCTGCCTCAACGACAGCCCCATTACGCTCTGCTGCCTTGAACGAATCACCGGCAGTGGCAAAATCAATGAGTTCATTTCAAAAGGAGCAGCAGATAAGGCAAAGTCAGACTTGTTGCCCGGGTCGGGTATGAAGCGATGATGCACCTCCATCATGCGCAAGGCCCACGCGCACACCTGCGTGATCTCACATTTCCACTattggacagacagacagcaagTTACAACACTTGCTCAAGTCCTAACACGCTGCAACCCCCCCGTCCCGCTTAAACACTGCTTCTTTAttctttataaaaacaaaactttggATACACATGCAGTTTGAAAACAGGGGACTTCCAGTGGCTGAAAGAAATAGCCGAGTAATTGACGGTGCTCTGTTGTCTATCATGACCTGACCTTTTCAACATGTGTGTGTCGCCTTGGAAGGAGGAGTAGAGAAACTTTTGGAGGCCTGACGCGactcaacccaaaaaaaaaccaacaatgaTGCATGATGAGCAGAAGGTGAAGACGAGCCATCAGCAAAGTATTCCTACTTAGTTTGCTCCCACCACTGATACGTTTGTGCTGCCATTCAGCTAGCCCTGAAGAAAACATTCCTTTGAATCCAAAGCGTCATCGCAGTGGCATGGCAGCGGTCCAGGGTGAGAGCCTCGGTGCttcgcttttgttttttgtctcaCAATCTAGTCATTGTGTCAACAGTGGGCAAATTTGGTTGCACAAGAGAAGAGGGCACACGGTATGCGTGTGGGATTGGAGCGAGACAGGCCTTTCATGTCATTTGAATTCTGTCATCATGGTAGCCGGACTAGAACTCggacccccccctcctcctttgagaACTTCAAATGAAGTGCCAAAATCCCCAGGCAGAAGGGAGATCACAACACGCTGAT
Proteins encoded:
- the pdgfab gene encoding platelet-derived growth factor alpha polypeptide b isoform X2 produces the protein MRAAIYYYYFLLWTTYLLLATAQEVQHFPQELIDRLSRSEIHSISDLQRLLEIDSVGTGNDVIEASEPRKDQRERQHRHKNSSRHPAYDGDLKSSQLHGRRRRKRSIVEEAVPAACKTRTVIYEIPRSQVDPTSANFLIWPPCVEVKRCTGCCNTSNVRCQPSRKHHRTVKQHTCNLEPFKRTW
- the pdgfab gene encoding platelet-derived growth factor alpha polypeptide b isoform X3, with product MRAAIYYYYFLLWTTYLLLATAQEVQHFPQELIDRLSRSEIHSISDLQRLLEIDSVGTGNDVIEASEPRKDQRERQHRHKNSSRHPAYDGDLKSSQLHGRRRRKRSIVEEAVPAACKTRTVIYEIPRSQVDPTSANFLIWPPCVEVKRCTGCCNTSNVRCQPSRKHHRTVKHTCNLEPFKRTW